The Acomys russatus chromosome 3, mAcoRus1.1, whole genome shotgun sequence genome has a window encoding:
- the LOC127186864 gene encoding granzyme E-like isoform X2 yields the protein MATVLILLTFLLPLGVHAEVIIRGHEVKPHSRPYMAFVKSVKEDGKRSRCGGFLVQDNFVLTAAHCRGSSLHSSMTVTLGAHNIMAQEQTQQIIPVANAIPHPDYNSEDKINDIMLLKLQRKAKRTKAVDFLKLTRAKARVKPGKKCHVAGWGITSFNATKASDLLQEAELSIQVDQQCQEGFRYYSTATEICAGDPKELQLAAKGDSGGPLVCDNRAHGVYVRRRNKAGPNIFTKIPPFLPWIKRNMKLP from the exons ATGGCAACGGTGCTGATTCTCCTGACCTTTCTTCTGCCCCTTGGAGTTCATGCAG AGGTGATCATCAGGGGCCATGAGGTCAAGCCCCACTCCCGCCCCTACATGGCATTTGTTAAGTCTGTAAAAGAAGATGGGAAGAGGAGTCGCTGTGGAGGCTTCCTGGTGCAAGACAACTTCGTGCTGACAGCTGCTCACTGCAGGGGAA GCTCTCTACACAGCTCAATGACAGTCACACTGGGGGCCCACAACATCATGGCACAGGAGCAGACCCAGCAGATCATCCCTGTGGCAAATGCCATTCCCCACCCTGATTATAATTCTGAGGACAAGATCAATGACATCATGCTGTTAAAG CTGCAGAGAAAGGCCAAGAGGACTAAAGCTGTTGATTTCCTCAAGTTGACCAGGGCCAAGGCCCGGGTGAAGCCAGGGAAGAAGTGCCATGTGGCTGGCTGGGGGATAACATCCTTCAATGCTACTAAAGCATCTGACCTCCTACAAGAGGCTGAACTGAGCATTCAGGTGGACCAGCAATGCCAGGAAGGCTTCCGTTACTATTCCACAGCAACAGAGATTTGTGCTGGAGACCCAAAAGAACTACAGCTTGCTGCCAAG GGTGACTCTGGGGGACCCCTCGTGTGTGACAACAGAGCCCATGGAGTTTATGTTCGTCGGAGGAATAAAGCAGGTCCAAATATCTTTACTAAAATCCCCCCCTTCCTGCCTTGGATAAAGAGAAACATGAAGCTCCCCTAG
- the LOC127186864 gene encoding granzyme E-like isoform X1, producing MATVLILLTFLLPLGVHAEVIIRGHEVKPHSRPYMAFVKSVKEDGKRSRCGGFLVQDNFVLTAAHCRGSSMTVTLGAHNIMAQEQTQQIIPVANAIPHPDYNSEDKINDIMLLKLQRKAKRTKAVDFLKLTRAKARVKPGKKCHVAGWGITSFNATKASDLLQEAELSIQVDQQCQEGFRYYSTATEICAGDPKELQLAAKGDSGGPLVCDNRAHGVYVRRRNKAGPNIFTKIPPFLPWIKRNMKLP from the exons ATGGCAACGGTGCTGATTCTCCTGACCTTTCTTCTGCCCCTTGGAGTTCATGCAG AGGTGATCATCAGGGGCCATGAGGTCAAGCCCCACTCCCGCCCCTACATGGCATTTGTTAAGTCTGTAAAAGAAGATGGGAAGAGGAGTCGCTGTGGAGGCTTCCTGGTGCAAGACAACTTCGTGCTGACAGCTGCTCACTGCAGGGGAAG CTCAATGACAGTCACACTGGGGGCCCACAACATCATGGCACAGGAGCAGACCCAGCAGATCATCCCTGTGGCAAATGCCATTCCCCACCCTGATTATAATTCTGAGGACAAGATCAATGACATCATGCTGTTAAAG CTGCAGAGAAAGGCCAAGAGGACTAAAGCTGTTGATTTCCTCAAGTTGACCAGGGCCAAGGCCCGGGTGAAGCCAGGGAAGAAGTGCCATGTGGCTGGCTGGGGGATAACATCCTTCAATGCTACTAAAGCATCTGACCTCCTACAAGAGGCTGAACTGAGCATTCAGGTGGACCAGCAATGCCAGGAAGGCTTCCGTTACTATTCCACAGCAACAGAGATTTGTGCTGGAGACCCAAAAGAACTACAGCTTGCTGCCAAG GGTGACTCTGGGGGACCCCTCGTGTGTGACAACAGAGCCCATGGAGTTTATGTTCGTCGGAGGAATAAAGCAGGTCCAAATATCTTTACTAAAATCCCCCCCTTCCTGCCTTGGATAAAGAGAAACATGAAGCTCCCCTAG